A genomic region of Jeotgalibaca ciconiae contains the following coding sequences:
- a CDS encoding endonuclease/exonuclease/phosphatase family protein, translated as MSKIMTLNTHSWMEEDAEKKLQQLADQIAEVDYDIIALQEVNQELDSEKTTTDFFFQPLADQADIHQDNFAYILIEILKEKGLNYYWSWTASHIGYGRYAEGAAILSKAPIAADHFLVSLEDDFADYHTRQILIGKTQLLGQEVRVLSSHYSWWNDEKDSGFAYEWDKTLAYLEQDGSPIILMGDLNNAADVRGEGYDYLKTTAPQLLDAYEEAEERSGSYTVEKSIDGWKGNQQPLRIDYIFITAPLKVASYKVIFDGVAGPIVSDHYGVEAEIYC; from the coding sequence ATGTCTAAAATCATGACGTTGAATACACACAGTTGGATGGAAGAAGATGCGGAGAAAAAGTTGCAGCAACTAGCAGATCAAATAGCTGAAGTTGACTATGATATCATTGCCCTGCAAGAAGTTAACCAAGAGTTGGATTCAGAAAAAACGACAACCGATTTCTTTTTCCAGCCACTGGCAGACCAAGCTGATATTCATCAAGATAACTTCGCTTATATTTTAATAGAAATACTGAAAGAAAAGGGCTTAAACTATTATTGGTCTTGGACAGCCAGTCATATTGGTTATGGCCGTTATGCTGAAGGAGCGGCTATACTATCGAAAGCTCCGATTGCGGCAGATCATTTTTTGGTTTCGCTAGAAGATGATTTTGCAGACTACCATACCCGACAAATTTTAATCGGAAAAACTCAACTCTTAGGCCAGGAAGTTCGGGTCTTGAGTAGTCACTATTCGTGGTGGAATGATGAAAAAGACTCTGGATTTGCTTATGAATGGGACAAGACACTCGCTTATCTTGAACAAGATGGCAGCCCGATTATTTTGATGGGCGACTTGAATAATGCAGCGGATGTGAGAGGGGAAGGGTATGATTATTTAAAAACAACGGCACCTCAGCTGCTGGATGCTTATGAAGAGGCTGAAGAGAGAAGTGGAAGCTACACAGTAGAAAAAAGTATAGATGGGTGGAAAGGAAACCAACAACCATTGCGAATTGATTATATTTTTATAACCGCACCATTGAAGGTTGCTTCTTATAAAGTCATTTTCGATGGTGTTGCCGGTCCGATTGTTAGTGATCATTACGGCGTGGAGGCAGAAATTTACTGCTAA
- a CDS encoding diacylglycerol kinase family lipid kinase, with protein MRARVIYNPSAGREVLTKNMLEILRILERAGYETSTYATTPEPHSAKNEARRAALAGFDLLVAAGGDGTINEVVSGIASLEKRPKIGIIPAGTTNDYARALKIPRMDLLAAAEVIAADHVIPMDVGQANGQYFVNIAAGGYLTDLTYEVPAKLKTIFGYLAYLVKGAEKLPSVRPIHMRVEYEGGVYDGMGSMFFVAMTNSTGGFEMLDPDIVLGDGKFSLFILKTANVFEILQIIGAVLNGGRHLNHPQVLYTKTSFVKVESKDNQRIMINLDGEYGGDSPTTFINHQQHIQIIGNRSDYAEPIDTSEHRDAFIDMIDKLDTNEME; from the coding sequence ATGCGAGCAAGAGTGATTTATAATCCATCTGCAGGAAGAGAAGTTCTAACGAAAAATATGTTAGAGATTTTGCGGATTTTAGAAAGAGCTGGATATGAAACGAGTACCTATGCAACAACACCAGAACCTCATTCTGCTAAAAATGAAGCAAGAAGAGCTGCATTAGCAGGCTTTGACTTGCTTGTAGCTGCGGGAGGAGATGGAACGATAAATGAAGTTGTTAGTGGGATTGCTTCTTTAGAGAAACGTCCCAAAATTGGTATTATCCCTGCAGGGACAACTAATGACTATGCTCGGGCGTTAAAAATACCTCGAATGGATCTGCTGGCTGCCGCTGAGGTGATTGCTGCCGACCATGTCATTCCAATGGATGTGGGACAAGCGAATGGTCAATATTTCGTTAATATCGCTGCAGGAGGTTACTTGACTGATCTCACTTATGAAGTTCCCGCAAAATTGAAAACTATTTTTGGTTATCTGGCATATCTTGTTAAAGGAGCAGAGAAACTACCAAGTGTACGGCCCATTCACATGCGCGTTGAGTATGAAGGCGGCGTTTATGATGGGATGGGCTCCATGTTTTTTGTTGCGATGACAAATTCAACAGGCGGCTTTGAAATGCTGGATCCTGATATTGTATTAGGCGATGGAAAATTCTCTTTATTCATTTTAAAAACTGCAAATGTATTTGAAATATTGCAAATTATTGGAGCAGTTTTAAATGGAGGAAGACATCTAAATCATCCGCAAGTTCTATATACTAAAACAAGTTTCGTAAAGGTAGAATCAAAAGACAACCAACGAATCATGATTAATTTAGATGGCGAGTATGGAGGAGATTCTCCAACGACCTTTATTAATCATCAACAACATATTCAAATTATTGGAAATCGATCAGACTATGCAGAGCCCATTGATACATCCGAACATCGGGATGCATTTATAGATATGATTGATAAGTTGGATACCAACGAAATGGAGTAA
- a CDS encoding CarD family transcriptional regulator, translating into MEDYVVYGNEGVCKIEAIEKLDITGANVEKVYYVLQPIYRSGTVYTPVDTKVSMRPVISKEAAQTLIEGIPSIQAEIDGPTNATFLKNKYTEMLLANDCEELIQLIKTVNVKEDIAEKKNKKLGQTDKHYLRKAEDLLYSEFAIALGIPINKVQTYIKERIETHAVAK; encoded by the coding sequence GTGGAAGATTATGTTGTCTATGGTAACGAGGGTGTCTGTAAGATCGAGGCGATTGAAAAGCTTGATATTACTGGAGCAAATGTTGAGAAGGTCTATTATGTATTACAACCAATCTATCGAAGTGGAACAGTATACACGCCTGTCGATACAAAAGTTTCAATGAGACCCGTTATTTCCAAAGAGGCTGCTCAAACCCTGATCGAAGGAATTCCTTCCATTCAAGCGGAAATTGATGGCCCGACAAATGCTACGTTCCTAAAAAATAAATATACAGAAATGTTATTAGCAAATGATTGTGAAGAACTCATTCAATTAATTAAAACGGTTAACGTAAAAGAAGATATCGCAGAAAAGAAAAATAAAAAGCTTGGACAAACCGACAAGCACTATTTACGTAAAGCAGAAGACTTACTTTATAGTGAGTTTGCTATTGCTTTGGGTATTCCGATTAATAAAGTGCAGACTTATATAAAAGAGCGAATTGAAACTCACGCAGTTGCAAAATAA
- a CDS encoding zinc ribbon domain-containing protein — MNKFFQWIGNIMKQSNRPDDLSRFLLKAGVIIGVLGVVFSNKLLLWLGFSAIIILYIRIFSKDKQRYYQENQTYLKFKNRFLKFFQKKTQTIQNKKNTLKQKKTHRFYKCPECGQKVRIPKGRGKVTITCPSCGNKFVKKS, encoded by the coding sequence ATGAATAAGTTTTTTCAATGGATTGGGAATATTATGAAACAATCAAACCGCCCGGACGATCTTTCACGTTTTTTATTAAAAGCCGGAGTGATAATTGGAGTTTTGGGAGTAGTATTTTCAAATAAATTATTACTATGGTTGGGTTTTTCAGCAATTATCATTTTATATATACGTATTTTTTCAAAAGACAAGCAACGTTATTACCAAGAAAATCAAACTTATTTGAAGTTTAAAAACCGCTTCTTGAAATTTTTCCAAAAGAAGACGCAAACCATTCAAAATAAAAAGAATACATTGAAACAAAAGAAAACACACCGATTTTATAAATGTCCCGAATGTGGTCAAAAAGTACGTATTCCAAAAGGGAGGGGAAAAGTAACCATTACTTGTCCTTCTTGTGGGAATAAATTTGTAAAAAAAAGCTAG
- a CDS encoding ribonuclease domain-containing protein has translation MKKNKLIKWITLPSLLFLLFGMLTACSLVEFEDLESYPETTVKKEVTEGEAYSSKEEVAEYLYIFEELPPNYLTKSKARELGWDNSKGNLWEVAEGMSIGGDYFGNYEGALPEKEGRDYYEADINYQGGYRNAERIVFSDDGLIFYTDDHYETFEQLYGEE, from the coding sequence ATGAAAAAGAATAAATTAATAAAATGGATCACACTGCCATCTTTGCTGTTTTTACTCTTTGGAATGCTCACAGCGTGTTCCTTAGTAGAGTTTGAGGACTTAGAATCTTACCCGGAAACTACTGTGAAAAAAGAAGTAACGGAGGGAGAAGCTTATTCCAGCAAAGAAGAGGTAGCTGAATACCTCTATATTTTTGAAGAACTTCCGCCCAACTATTTAACGAAATCAAAAGCAAGAGAGTTAGGTTGGGATAATAGTAAAGGGAACCTTTGGGAAGTGGCAGAAGGAATGTCAATTGGGGGAGACTACTTCGGTAATTATGAAGGAGCCTTGCCCGAAAAAGAAGGCAGAGATTATTATGAAGCAGATATTAATTATCAGGGAGGATACAGAAATGCGGAGCGAATTGTTTTTTCTGATGATGGCTTGATTTTTTATACGGATGATCATTATGAAACTTTCGAACAGCTTTATGGAGAGGAGTAG
- a CDS encoding barstar family protein: protein MKKIILDGSSFIDKEAAHVILQEKMELPDYYGKNLDALWDCLSSDFTKRMIIIQNPHRIKENLGRYGEALLRVFVDAKKANPAVTVAFAYNMRKKKS, encoded by the coding sequence ATGAAAAAAATCATTTTAGATGGAAGCAGCTTTATAGATAAGGAAGCGGCACATGTTATTTTGCAAGAAAAAATGGAACTTCCAGACTATTATGGGAAGAATTTAGATGCCTTATGGGACTGCCTCTCAAGCGACTTTACGAAGCGGATGATTATTATTCAGAATCCTCATCGTATTAAAGAGAATCTAGGTAGATACGGAGAAGCATTACTACGTGTGTTTGTTGATGCAAAGAAAGCAAATCCTGCTGTAACAGTTGCATTTGCTTATAATATGAGGAAAAAAAAATCCTGA
- a CDS encoding alpha/beta hydrolase produces the protein MKAVWKKILSGMVIIFFIFIGLFAWYINDDYDATDEALIALESNEKVTVFEGDPLRFYPKNEEAEIGIIFYPGGKVEEEAYAPLMQSLAEEGYAVFLADMPFGLAVFDINAAESIMAEHPEISQWYVAGHSLGGSMAAIFASNAVEELAGLILLASYSTADLSQTHLPVLSLYGSEDHVLNQEKVEEYRSKLPENHDEIIIAGGNHAQFGNYGIQKGDGESLISAEEQQRITVQEIIQFINEQKTNH, from the coding sequence ATGAAGGCCGTTTGGAAGAAAATCTTGAGTGGGATGGTCATCATCTTTTTTATTTTTATTGGCTTATTCGCTTGGTATATAAATGACGACTATGATGCAACTGATGAAGCTCTGATAGCTTTAGAATCAAATGAAAAAGTAACGGTTTTTGAAGGAGATCCGCTTCGATTTTATCCCAAGAATGAAGAAGCTGAAATTGGAATTATTTTTTATCCTGGAGGGAAAGTGGAGGAGGAAGCTTATGCACCTTTGATGCAAAGTCTGGCTGAAGAAGGATATGCAGTTTTTTTGGCAGATATGCCCTTTGGATTGGCAGTATTCGATATTAATGCAGCTGAATCCATCATGGCAGAGCATCCCGAAATTTCACAGTGGTATGTGGCAGGACATTCGTTAGGTGGATCAATGGCTGCAATTTTTGCAAGTAATGCGGTAGAAGAGTTAGCAGGCTTAATCTTATTAGCATCCTATTCAACTGCTGATTTATCACAAACTCATTTACCAGTCTTGTCCCTATATGGGAGCGAAGACCATGTATTGAATCAAGAGAAGGTTGAAGAATATCGCTCAAAGCTGCCAGAAAATCATGATGAGATCATTATTGCAGGCGGGAATCATGCGCAATTTGGAAACTACGGTATCCAAAAAGGCGACGGAGAATCCCTCATTTCTGCTGAAGAGCAACAAAGGATTACGGTTCAGGAAATTATACAATTTATTAACGAACAAAAAACCAATCATTAA
- a CDS encoding DUF2188 domain-containing protein has protein sequence MPWTEQDYPSSWKNLDVNTRRKAIDIANAMLADGYKEERAIPIATSQAKKWAEDATAKEKKELKEKDLTKHDSDGDNKGPEYIEKDVHVRYIEEEEHWEVKTEGAKQASDTYDTKKEAEKRAKEIAEKRGTKVVSHKKNE, from the coding sequence ATGCCTTGGACAGAACAGGATTATCCAAGTAGTTGGAAAAATTTAGATGTGAATACTCGTCGAAAAGCAATCGATATCGCAAATGCCATGCTAGCTGATGGATACAAAGAAGAAAGAGCTATCCCAATCGCTACATCCCAAGCCAAAAAATGGGCAGAAGACGCAACTGCAAAAGAGAAAAAAGAATTAAAAGAGAAAGATTTAACGAAACATGATTCTGATGGTGACAATAAAGGTCCAGAATATATTGAAAAAGACGTTCATGTTCGCTATATTGAAGAGGAAGAACATTGGGAAGTAAAAACAGAAGGTGCAAAACAAGCCTCGGATACTTATGACACTAAAAAAGAAGCAGAAAAACGCGCAAAAGAAATTGCTGAAAAACGAGGGACGAAAGTTGTTTCCCATAAAAAAAATGAATAA
- the argS gene encoding arginine--tRNA ligase: MDYKLLIAKEIHQHVAEHLTEEQIFDLLENPKHADHGDVAFPAFSLAKVFRKAPQMIANELAEKINHSFIEKTETVGPYLNFFLNKNEISSAVLKEITTQKDTFGDASIGEGKNVPIDMSSPNIAKPISMGHLRSTVIGNALANIVEKVGYKPVKINHLGDWGTQFGKLIVAYKKWGNEADVKADPIAQLLKLYVQFHEVAEEETELEDEAREWFKKLEDGDQEASELWKWFREESLKEFMKIYEMLDISFDSFNGEAFYNDKMDEVVELLEEKNLLTTDRGATIVDLEKYNLNPALIKKSDGATLYITRDLAAAIYRKRTYDFALSLYAVGNEQSNHFKQLKAVLSEMGYDWAEDMYHIPFGLITQGGKKLSTRKGKIILLEEVLNEATNLAMEQINEKNPNLEDKEEVAKQVGIGSVIFHDLKNDRLNNFDFVLEEVVQFEGETGPYVQYTNARALSILRKADVELDLEEKLSLDDEYAWEVIKLINSFPDIVLTAFEKFEPSVIAKYSLHLSQAFNKYYGNTRILIEDEQRNARLVLVKATTVVLQESLRLLGVKAPSKM; this comes from the coding sequence ATGGATTATAAATTATTAATTGCAAAAGAAATTCACCAGCACGTAGCGGAGCATTTAACAGAAGAGCAAATATTCGATTTGTTAGAAAATCCCAAACATGCAGACCACGGGGACGTAGCTTTTCCAGCGTTTTCTTTGGCGAAAGTATTCCGTAAAGCTCCACAAATGATTGCCAATGAATTGGCAGAAAAAATCAATCACAGTTTTATTGAAAAAACGGAAACAGTAGGACCGTACTTGAATTTCTTTTTAAATAAAAATGAAATCAGTTCCGCTGTTTTAAAAGAAATTACGACACAAAAGGATACATTCGGGGACGCTTCAATTGGCGAGGGAAAAAATGTTCCTATCGATATGTCTTCACCAAATATTGCAAAACCAATTTCAATGGGACATTTACGTTCAACGGTAATTGGTAATGCCTTAGCAAATATTGTCGAAAAAGTAGGTTATAAACCCGTAAAAATCAATCACTTAGGTGACTGGGGCACTCAATTTGGAAAGCTGATCGTGGCTTATAAAAAATGGGGCAATGAAGCTGATGTAAAAGCTGATCCCATTGCACAACTTTTGAAATTATATGTTCAATTCCATGAAGTTGCTGAAGAAGAAACAGAACTTGAAGATGAGGCACGCGAGTGGTTTAAAAAGTTGGAAGACGGTGACCAAGAAGCAAGTGAGCTTTGGAAATGGTTCCGTGAAGAATCCTTGAAAGAATTCATGAAGATTTATGAGATGTTGGATATTTCATTTGATTCATTCAATGGAGAAGCATTCTATAATGATAAAATGGATGAAGTAGTTGAATTATTAGAAGAGAAAAATCTGTTGACTACTGATCGTGGCGCTACTATTGTTGATCTAGAAAAGTATAATTTAAATCCTGCCTTAATCAAGAAAAGTGATGGAGCAACTTTGTATATTACGCGTGACTTAGCGGCAGCAATCTACCGCAAACGTACCTATGACTTCGCACTTTCCTTGTATGCAGTGGGAAATGAACAATCCAATCATTTTAAACAATTAAAAGCTGTTTTATCAGAAATGGGTTACGACTGGGCAGAAGATATGTATCATATTCCATTTGGGTTGATTACGCAAGGTGGTAAAAAACTTTCAACTCGTAAAGGAAAAATTATTCTTCTAGAAGAAGTACTGAACGAAGCAACGAATCTAGCAATGGAACAAATCAATGAAAAGAATCCTAATTTGGAAGATAAAGAAGAAGTTGCCAAACAAGTTGGTATTGGTTCCGTCATTTTCCATGATTTGAAAAATGATCGTCTGAATAACTTTGACTTTGTCCTAGAAGAAGTCGTTCAATTTGAAGGCGAAACAGGCCCTTACGTTCAATATACAAATGCGCGTGCGCTAAGTATTTTACGTAAAGCAGATGTAGAGCTGGATCTAGAAGAAAAATTAAGTTTGGATGATGAATATGCTTGGGAAGTAATTAAATTAATCAATAGTTTCCCAGATATCGTGTTGACTGCTTTTGAGAAGTTCGAACCTTCCGTTATTGCAAAATATTCATTACATTTATCGCAAGCATTTAATAAATATTATGGCAATACAAGAATTTTAATTGAAGATGAACAAAGAAATGCACGTCTTGTTCTTGTAAAAGCAACGACGGTAGTCTTGCAAGAAAGCTTACGTCTACTAGGCGTTAAAGCACCAAGTAAAATGTAA
- a CDS encoding CAP domain-containing protein, whose protein sequence is MRKFFKKLLTTLLVISILFYIIDSGLLVTTILPYLENFFQVEEPNDAVSVSEDSSSMEHFIINNPISQPDSVDEGLIRDTILQLTNRLRTEQNVGTVQQNDTLQSAADIRAQESAESFSHTRPNGTEFHTVLNEGGLEYFYSITGENLAMATYHLDDPGMAEFLFEGWVESPGHYENMIEAGFEELGVGVYYDGEILYLVQIFGSSY, encoded by the coding sequence ATGCGAAAATTCTTTAAAAAACTCCTCACAACTCTGCTGGTCATCTCGATATTATTCTATATTATTGACTCGGGATTACTTGTAACGACAATTCTTCCTTATCTTGAAAATTTCTTTCAAGTTGAAGAACCAAATGATGCTGTCTCTGTTTCCGAAGATTCTTCCAGTATGGAACACTTTATCATTAATAATCCTATTTCTCAGCCAGATTCAGTAGATGAAGGACTTATTCGTGATACAATCTTACAATTAACCAACCGATTACGAACCGAACAAAATGTTGGTACTGTACAACAAAATGATACTCTTCAAAGTGCAGCTGATATTCGAGCACAAGAGTCTGCAGAAAGTTTTTCTCATACGAGACCAAATGGGACTGAGTTTCACACAGTGTTAAACGAAGGTGGTCTGGAATATTTCTATTCAATAACTGGTGAAAATCTGGCAATGGCAACTTATCACTTAGATGATCCAGGTATGGCTGAATTTCTTTTTGAAGGTTGGGTTGAAAGCCCTGGGCACTACGAGAATATGATTGAAGCCGGTTTTGAGGAACTTGGGGTAGGCGTTTATTATGATGGTGAAATATTGTATCTTGTTCAGATATTTGGAAGTTCCTATTAA
- a CDS encoding GyrI-like domain-containing protein, translated as MGRISNWQLIKRETQPSLTVRSTVLLKDLQNEMDEARNKVFAYLKLIDEYPAGAFYAVYYSFSKKEVDLEAGFPVYRKMDGEEEIQPAEKSAGLFLSCYHQGPYRKIPSVYKEMDQWLEEHSFETSGISEENYLNENVDENFFLTQILIPVQEKNKDVKV; from the coding sequence ATGGGAAGAATTAGTAATTGGCAACTAATCAAACGTGAGACACAGCCTTCTTTAACAGTTCGATCAACGGTTTTATTAAAGGATTTACAAAATGAGATGGATGAAGCAAGAAACAAAGTTTTCGCATATTTAAAATTGATTGATGAATATCCAGCAGGGGCTTTCTATGCCGTATATTATTCTTTTTCCAAAAAAGAAGTAGATCTGGAAGCTGGCTTTCCAGTATATCGGAAGATGGATGGAGAAGAAGAGATACAGCCAGCTGAAAAGTCAGCAGGGCTTTTTCTTTCTTGTTATCATCAAGGGCCTTATCGGAAAATTCCATCAGTTTATAAAGAAATGGATCAGTGGTTAGAGGAGCATTCCTTTGAGACTTCTGGGATTTCAGAAGAAAATTATTTAAATGAGAATGTTGATGAAAATTTTTTCCTTACGCAAATATTAATTCCCGTTCAAGAAAAAAATAAAGATGTAAAAGTTTAA
- a CDS encoding MATE family efflux transporter, protein MSNNGQRENKMGTMPIKRLLINMSVPMMISMLVQSLYNIVDSIFVAQISEEALTGVSLAFPIQTLMISLAVGSGVGMNALVSRRLGQKRFEEANQTAENAIFLNVIHSFLFFLFGIFLVRAFFTAQTSNAEILRHGKDYLDIVTIFSFGLYMQVTFERMLQSTGLSIYSMISQATGAITNIILDPIFIFGWFGLPAMGTKGAAIATVIGQLLAALLGVYFNIHFNKELRLSLKKFRPSIQIAKDIYAIGIPSIVMMAIGSVLNLSMNNILISFTATATAVFGVYFRLQSFVFMPVFGMNNGMVPILGYNLGAMQPDRIKDTIKLAVRYAVIIMLIGTVIFQLFPEALLALFNASDGMLKIGIPALRIISIHYIIAGVSIVLSSAFQAFGYGKYSLVVSLTRQILVLLPVAYSMSLTGNVNNIWWAYPIAEVVSLIFCIFFMKRINQKQIEPLYDMVAQQLTE, encoded by the coding sequence GTGAGCAATAACGGTCAAAGAGAAAATAAAATGGGTACGATGCCAATCAAGCGTTTGCTGATTAATATGTCAGTACCAATGATGATATCGATGCTTGTTCAATCTTTATATAATATTGTTGATAGTATTTTTGTAGCACAAATTAGTGAAGAAGCGTTGACGGGAGTATCGCTTGCTTTTCCAATTCAAACACTTATGATTTCTCTAGCAGTTGGTTCAGGAGTGGGGATGAATGCTCTTGTTTCGAGAAGACTTGGGCAAAAACGTTTTGAAGAAGCCAATCAAACAGCGGAAAATGCTATATTCTTAAATGTTATTCACAGTTTTCTCTTCTTTCTTTTTGGCATTTTCCTAGTAAGAGCTTTTTTTACTGCTCAAACTTCGAATGCGGAAATTCTGCGTCATGGGAAAGATTACTTGGACATTGTCACAATATTTAGTTTTGGACTTTATATGCAAGTTACTTTTGAAAGGATGCTTCAGTCAACGGGTTTGTCAATCTATTCGATGATTTCCCAAGCAACCGGTGCCATTACCAATATTATTCTGGATCCGATTTTTATTTTTGGATGGTTTGGCCTGCCGGCGATGGGAACAAAGGGGGCTGCAATTGCGACTGTCATTGGGCAGTTGTTAGCTGCATTACTAGGGGTGTATTTTAATATACATTTTAATAAGGAACTTCGTTTATCATTGAAAAAGTTTCGTCCGAGTATTCAGATTGCCAAAGATATTTATGCAATTGGAATACCTTCAATTGTCATGATGGCGATCGGTTCCGTATTAAACTTATCAATGAATAATATTTTAATATCATTTACAGCAACTGCGACAGCTGTTTTTGGAGTGTATTTCCGCCTGCAAAGCTTCGTCTTTATGCCTGTCTTTGGCATGAATAATGGGATGGTTCCCATCCTCGGTTATAATTTGGGTGCAATGCAACCAGATCGGATAAAAGATACGATTAAGTTAGCTGTCAGGTATGCAGTAATCATTATGCTCATTGGAACAGTTATTTTTCAGTTATTCCCAGAAGCGCTATTAGCACTCTTTAATGCTTCGGACGGTATGCTTAAAATTGGAATTCCGGCTCTTCGCATTATCAGTATTCATTACATTATTGCAGGAGTCAGTATTGTATTAAGTTCGGCATTTCAAGCTTTCGGATATGGAAAATACAGTCTGGTCGTTTCACTCACTAGACAAATTCTTGTTCTTTTACCAGTAGCATATTCAATGTCGCTTACTGGGAATGTAAACAATATTTGGTGGGCCTATCCAATTGCCGAAGTGGTTTCCTTGATATTTTGTATATTCTTTATGAAACGGATTAACCAAAAACAAATCGAGCCATTATATGATATGGTAGCTCAACAATTGACAGAATGA
- a CDS encoding nucleotidyltransferase domain-containing protein, with the protein MDVSKWISVLSEVDGIDGIVLGGSKSRGEADIHSDTDIGVYYHESINWDEFEEVLRTLSEQRREGEKVLFLPGEWGPWVNGGAWLTIAGDAYDVILRDTKRVKKEINECLNGTITIDYQVGHPFGYVNTIYAAEVHYAEILWEKESRPISQLKNQLHSQGPLPSKMKEASIDRFLFEAQFSMDTARKAVLKGDVHYVNGCFFRTVSCWNQVLYALNDRFMMNEKGSLKVANQLPISPEAYLVRVYQAYQYFSEHNPQLGFEEFELLQTEIVELINKNSRK; encoded by the coding sequence ATGGATGTATCAAAATGGATAAGTGTACTCTCGGAAGTTGATGGGATAGACGGTATTGTTTTAGGCGGATCAAAAAGCAGAGGAGAAGCAGACATTCATTCAGATACAGATATTGGTGTGTATTATCATGAATCAATAAATTGGGATGAATTCGAGGAGGTTTTAAGGACTCTTTCAGAACAGAGAAGAGAAGGAGAGAAAGTACTTTTTCTGCCTGGAGAATGGGGTCCATGGGTAAACGGAGGCGCATGGCTAACAATTGCTGGGGATGCTTATGATGTAATTTTACGGGATACCAAACGCGTAAAAAAAGAAATTAATGAATGTTTAAATGGTACGATCACGATTGATTACCAAGTCGGACATCCTTTTGGATATGTAAATACCATTTATGCTGCGGAAGTTCATTATGCTGAAATTTTGTGGGAGAAAGAAAGTCGACCGATAAGCCAATTAAAGAATCAGCTGCATTCCCAAGGTCCTCTCCCTTCTAAAATGAAAGAAGCATCCATTGACAGATTTTTATTTGAAGCGCAATTTTCCATGGATACTGCGAGAAAAGCGGTTCTTAAAGGAGACGTTCATTATGTAAATGGTTGTTTTTTTAGGACGGTCAGTTGCTGGAATCAAGTATTGTATGCATTGAATGATCGCTTTATGATGAATGAAAAAGGGAGCTTGAAAGTTGCGAACCAGTTACCGATCTCTCCAGAAGCATATCTCGTTCGTGTATACCAAGCGTACCAGTACTTTTCTGAACATAACCCTCAACTTGGCTTTGAAGAATTTGAATTATTACAAACAGAAATAGTAGAATTAATAAACAAAAATTCCCGAAAATGA